In the Desulfuromonas sp. DDH964 genome, TGCCCCCCGCTGTATATTCTTCCCAACTGGCCTTGGCCGAGGTCTAGAGTTTCTCCTCTTCCTCGGCAATAATACGCTGCAGGTCAGCGGCGTCCTGACCTTCGAGCAAACGCTTGCGGACCTGCGGGTTCTTCAGCAGCTTGGAAATGCGCGCCAGGGTTTTGAGGTGAATCCCGACCGACTCTTCCGGCGCAACCAGGAGGAAAAAGAGATGGGCCGGCTTGCCATCCATCGAATCGAAGTCGACCCCGGAGGTGCTGCGGCCAAAGGAAATCAGCAGACGGTCAAGATCCTTCAGCTTGCCATGGGGGATGGCCACCCCTTCGCCGATGCCGGTGCTGCCAAGGCGCTCCCGCTCCTGCAGCACCCGCACCACCTCGTCGCGGCCAAGGGATTTCTCGACACGCAGCAGGGCATCGGTCAGCTCACCCAGCACTTCGTTTTTGGTCGTCCCGCGAAGTTCGGCAGCGATGGCCAGGGGGTCCAGCAGATCAACGATTTTCATAGCTAATTGTTCTCGCCTCCAGAAGCTGAAAAACCGGACGGAGCGGCACAGTCTGCCCTCTCCGTCCGGTAGCCATCGCCCCTTATCTTGCCTGGGGAATAATCAAACCGTAATTGCCGTCCTTGCGCCGGTATACAACATTGACCTCTTCGGTCCTGGCATCGGTGAATACCAGGAAATCCTTGTGCAGCAGGTCCATCTGCATGACCGCCTCTTCCACCTCCATCGGCTTGACCGGGAAGCTGTCGGTCCGAATGATGACCGGTTCGCCCTGCCCCTCGTCAATGCTTTCCGCCGCGAGCACCGATTTCTGGACCTGGCGCTCCTTTCCGGCGTGGGGCTTGTGCATCTTGATTTTTTCCTTGTAACGCTTGAGCTGACGCTCAATCTTGTCGACCACGTTATCAATGGCCGCATACATGTCGTTGGTCTCTTCCGACCCCTTGATGGTGATCCCCTTGGCGACGATGGTCACCTCGGCACGGTGACGGATTTTTTTCTCGACGGAGATGGCAACCTGGGCATCGATCGGCTCGTCGATGTATTTCTTGACCCGGGAGACTTTCTCTTCGATATAAGCGCGAACCGGCTCACTCGTTTCCATGTGACGGAATGTAACGGCAATTTGCATGTGGACCTCCTGGAAAATCCCCGTCCGGGGGGGTGATATCAGTTATTTGTTGTGATTATACCACCGGCTGCTGCGATGGCCACGACCGGCCTGACTAGAAGAGCCTTTTGCGTTCCGTGGAAGAACCGATCCCAAGCATTTCACGGTATTTGGTGACGGTCCTGCGCGCGATATCGATGCCATGGCGCTTGAGTATGTCTACAATCTTCTGGTCCGAATAGGGCTTCTTGGGGTTCTCTCCCGCAACGATATCCCGAATCTTGCTCTTCACGCTCTCCGACGCCACCGACTCACCTTCGGTGGTGTTGATGCCGCTGTTGAAGAAATACTTGAGTTCGAAGAGCCCCTGCGGGGTCTGGACATACTTGTTGGTGGTCACCCGACTGATCGTCGATTCGTGCATCTCGATGTCTTCGGCGACATCGCGCAGAACCAGGGGGCGGAGGTGCTCGATCCCCCGATCGAAGAAATCCCGCTGGAACTTGACGATGCTGCGGGTGACCTTGTAGATGGTCCGCTGGCGCTGATGGATACTCTTGATCAGCCAGACCGCGCCGCGCATCTTCTCCTGGATGTATTCCCCGGCCTTGGCATCGATGCTCGAAGCGCCGGAGAGGGCATGGCGATAGAAGGAGTTGATCCGCAGGTTCGGCAGTCCTTCGTCATTGAGCACGACGACATACTCCTCGCCGATCTTGTAGACGAAGATATCCGGAATGATATAGTGGACATCGTCATGGCCGAAAGGAGTACCCGGCTTGGGATCGAGTTGGCTGATCACCTTGGCCGCGCCCAGAACCTCGTCGAGAGTCGCCCCGACCGCCTTGGCAATCGCCTGGAATTTCCGGTTTTCGAGTTCACCGATAAAATCCCGCAGAATGGTCTCGACCAGGGTGCCGACCATGTCCAGTTGCCGGACCTGCAACAGCAGGCACTCCTGCAGGCTTCGCGCGGCCACCCCGGGCGGGTCGAAGGCCTGAACCTGGCCCAGGACGGTCTCGACCTCCCCGCTGGTACAGCCGCAGGCCCCGGCGATTTCTTCGGGTGTAGCGGTCAGGTAGCCGTCGTCATCGATGTTGCCGATGATCTCGGTAGCCACCAGCCGCTGCAACCCGGATATTCGCGACAGTCCCAACTGCCAGAGGAGGTGATCGGAAAGGGTGCTCTTCTTGGTCAGCAGGTTTTCATAGGAGGGGCGATCTTCGTCTTCTTCGTAGGAGTCGGCCACCGTACCGCCAAGGTTGTAGCCTTCGAGGTAGGTCTGCCAGTCGATATCATTCAACCCCTCGTCGCCACCGGCAACTTCCTTAACTTCCTCGGAAGCGGATGCGGACTCATCCGTCCTCTCGGCCTCGGCCGCGGCGGTTTCTGCTTCCTGGACTTCCTCGGCGCCTTCTTCCAGGACGGGATTCTCCTCCAGTTCCTGCTGCACCAGTTCGACCAGCTCCATGCGTGACAACTGCAAAAGCTTGATCGCCTGCTGCAGCTGGGGAGTCATCACCAGTTGCTGGCTCAGTTTCAGTTGTTGTCGGATTTCAAGGGCCATTGTTCTCCTGCAGCCGGTGACCATCAAGTGGACAGAAGGTCCCAACCATC is a window encoding:
- a CDS encoding PTS sugar transporter subunit IIA — encoded protein: MKIVDLLDPLAIAAELRGTTKNEVLGELTDALLRVEKSLGRDEVVRVLQERERLGSTGIGEGVAIPHGKLKDLDRLLISFGRSTSGVDFDSMDGKPAHLFFLLVAPEESVGIHLKTLARISKLLKNPQVRKRLLEGQDAADLQRIIAEEEEKL
- the hpf gene encoding ribosome hibernation-promoting factor, HPF/YfiA family; translated protein: MQIAVTFRHMETSEPVRAYIEEKVSRVKKYIDEPIDAQVAISVEKKIRHRAEVTIVAKGITIKGSEETNDMYAAIDNVVDKIERQLKRYKEKIKMHKPHAGKERQVQKSVLAAESIDEGQGEPVIIRTDSFPVKPMEVEEAVMQMDLLHKDFLVFTDARTEEVNVVYRRKDGNYGLIIPQAR
- the rpoN gene encoding RNA polymerase factor sigma-54; the protein is MALEIRQQLKLSQQLVMTPQLQQAIKLLQLSRMELVELVQQELEENPVLEEGAEEVQEAETAAAEAERTDESASASEEVKEVAGGDEGLNDIDWQTYLEGYNLGGTVADSYEEDEDRPSYENLLTKKSTLSDHLLWQLGLSRISGLQRLVATEIIGNIDDDGYLTATPEEIAGACGCTSGEVETVLGQVQAFDPPGVAARSLQECLLLQVRQLDMVGTLVETILRDFIGELENRKFQAIAKAVGATLDEVLGAAKVISQLDPKPGTPFGHDDVHYIIPDIFVYKIGEEYVVVLNDEGLPNLRINSFYRHALSGASSIDAKAGEYIQEKMRGAVWLIKSIHQRQRTIYKVTRSIVKFQRDFFDRGIEHLRPLVLRDVAEDIEMHESTISRVTTNKYVQTPQGLFELKYFFNSGINTTEGESVASESVKSKIRDIVAGENPKKPYSDQKIVDILKRHGIDIARRTVTKYREMLGIGSSTERKRLF